The following coding sequences lie in one Spea bombifrons isolate aSpeBom1 chromosome 5, aSpeBom1.2.pri, whole genome shotgun sequence genomic window:
- the AGR2 gene encoding anterior gradient protein 2 homolog, whose protein sequence is MEKVLKSVFVLLVATSFALAKDVPQKEKNTTKPQTLSRGWGDNLDWVQTYEEALFKAKTGNKPLIVINHREDCPHSQALKKAFSEHKGIQKLAEQFVLLNVIYDPTDKNLLLDGQYVPKIVFVDPSLVVRADIPGKYSNHRYTYEPVDIDLLYENMKKALKLLKTEL, encoded by the exons ATGGAGAAAGTTCTCAAGTCAGTGTTCGTCCTCCTGGTGGCCACCTCCTTCGCTCTAGCTAAAGATGTAccacaaaaagagaaaaataccaCCAAGCCTCAAACACTCTCAAGAG GATGGGGAGATAACCTTGACTGGGTTCAGACATATGAAGAGGCCTTATTTAAAGCTAAGACTGG AAACAAACCCTTAATAGTTATCAACCACAGAGAAGACTGCCCCCATTCTCAAG CTTTGAAGAAGGCATTTTCAGAACACAAAGGCATCCAGAAATTAGCTGAACAATTTGTGCTTCTTAATGTTATC TATGACCCCACAGACAAAAATTTGTTACTCGATGGCCAGTATGTTCCAAAGATTGTTTTTGTGG ATCCTTCACTTGTAGTAAGAGCAGATATTCCAGGGAAGTATTCAAACCACCGCTACACATATGAGCCCGTTGATATTGATTTGT tgtatgaaaacatgaagaaagCTTTAAAACTCCTGAAGACAGAATTGTAG
- the TSPAN13 gene encoding tetraspanin-13, giving the protein MVCGGFTCSKNSLCVLNLLYIMVSLLLIGIAAWGIGFGLISSLRVVGVAVAVGILLFLIALVGLIGAIKHHQVLLFFYMIILFLIFIIQFSVSCASLAINKSQRNELLEVGWNHTQGAQHDIEKNLNCCGFNNYTKDSSCAAPCFGTPECPTCASIIERHAEEVLRIVGGIGFFFSFTEILGVWLTYRYRNQKDPRANPSAFL; this is encoded by the exons ATGGTGTGCGGTGGCTTCACCTGCTCCAAGAACTCCCTATGTGTCCTCAACCTGCTTTACATT ATGGTCAGCCTCTTACTGATTGGCATCGCAGCCTGGGGCATAGGATTCGGTCTCATCTCCAGCCTTCGAGTGGTCGGAGTAGCTGTTGCTGTTGGGATCCTGCTCTTCCTAATTGCCCTGGTTGGGTTAATTGGAGCTATTAAACACCACCAGgtgttgctgtttttt TACATGATTATACTGTTTCTCATCTTCATTATCCAGTTTTCAGTATCATGTGCTTCTTTGGCAATAAACAAAAGCCAACGG AATGAACTTCTGGAAGTTGGGTGGAACCACACACAAGGTGCTCAACATGATATTGAGAAAAATCTTAATTGCTGTGGATTTAACAACTACACTAAAGATTCGAGTTGTGCTGCT CCATGTTTTGGAACTCCGGAGTGTCCCACGTGCGCATCGATAATTGAACGCCATGCAGAGGAAGTTCTAAGAATTGTGGGAGGAATTGGTTTCTTCTTCAGCTTCACTGAG aTTCTTGGAGTTTGGTTGACCTACAGATACAGAAACCAGAAGGACCCACGTGCAAACCCCAGTGCTTTTCTTtga